One stretch of Pseudomonas fragi DNA includes these proteins:
- a CDS encoding SulP family inorganic anion transporter, which yields MKLSRLRADVLAGLTTSFALLPECIAFALVAHLNPLMGLYGAFIICTLTALFGGRPGMVSGAAGSMAVVIVALVVQHGVQYLLATVLLSGLIMLAFGLLKLGKLVRMVPHPVMLGFVNGLAIVIALAQLDHFKDGDTWLSGMALYMMIGLVAATMAIVYLLPRLTRAAPPALVAILGVGLAVYLLGLPTRTLGDMAHIAGGLPSFNLPQIPWTLETLGIIAPYAVVMAVVGLLETLLTLNLTDEITESRGYPDRECVALGAANMVSGAFGGMGGCAMIGQTVVNLSSGGRGRLSGVTAGVMILLFVLFLSPFIERIPLAALVGVMFVVSQQTFAWASLRVLNKVPLNDVLVIIAVTVITVFTDLAVAVMCGVIIAALNFAWQQGRQMYADTDLQNDGSKLYRVHGTLFFASTTAFLKQFDPANDPAQVTLDCRHLNFVDYSAIAALDTLRERYRKAGKHLRVLHLSERSKKLLKRARVHHE from the coding sequence ATGAAACTCTCACGTCTGCGCGCTGATGTCCTGGCCGGGCTCACGACGTCTTTTGCCCTGTTGCCCGAGTGCATCGCGTTCGCGCTGGTTGCCCATCTCAACCCGCTGATGGGCCTGTATGGCGCCTTTATTATTTGCACGCTTACCGCGCTGTTTGGCGGGCGGCCGGGCATGGTCTCCGGTGCCGCCGGGTCGATGGCGGTAGTGATCGTCGCGCTGGTGGTGCAACACGGTGTGCAGTACCTGCTGGCCACGGTGCTGCTAAGCGGGCTGATCATGCTGGCGTTCGGCCTGCTCAAACTGGGCAAACTGGTGCGCATGGTGCCGCACCCGGTGATGCTGGGGTTCGTCAACGGCCTGGCAATCGTGATTGCCCTGGCGCAACTGGATCACTTCAAGGACGGCGACACCTGGCTCAGCGGCATGGCGCTGTACATGATGATCGGGCTGGTGGCCGCAACGATGGCCATTGTCTACCTGCTGCCGCGCCTGACCCGCGCCGCGCCGCCTGCGCTGGTGGCCATTCTGGGCGTTGGATTGGCGGTGTACCTGCTGGGCCTGCCGACCCGTACCCTGGGCGATATGGCGCACATCGCGGGTGGTTTGCCGAGCTTCAACCTGCCGCAGATTCCCTGGACGCTTGAGACCCTGGGCATCATCGCGCCCTATGCCGTGGTGATGGCAGTGGTCGGCTTGCTGGAAACCCTGCTGACCCTCAACCTGACCGACGAAATTACCGAAAGCCGTGGCTACCCCGACCGCGAGTGCGTGGCTCTGGGCGCGGCGAATATGGTCTCGGGGGCATTCGGCGGCATGGGCGGTTGCGCGATGATCGGCCAGACCGTGGTCAACCTCAGTTCCGGCGGCCGCGGGCGGTTGTCCGGGGTGACTGCCGGGGTGATGATCCTGCTGTTTGTGTTGTTCCTGTCGCCGTTTATCGAGCGCATTCCACTGGCGGCGCTGGTGGGGGTGATGTTTGTGGTGTCACAGCAGACCTTCGCCTGGGCCTCGTTGCGAGTCCTCAACAAAGTGCCGCTCAACGATGTGCTGGTGATTATTGCGGTGACGGTGATTACCGTGTTCACCGACCTGGCAGTGGCAGTGATGTGCGGAGTGATTATCGCCGCGCTCAACTTCGCCTGGCAGCAGGGGCGTCAGATGTACGCTGATACGGACCTGCAAAACGACGGCAGCAAGCTTTACCGTGTGCACGGCACGCTGTTTTTTGCCTCGACTACGGCGTTTCTCAAGCAGTTCGACCCGGCCAATGACCCGGCGCAGGTGACCCTCGATTGTCGGCATTTGAACTTTGTTGATTATTCGGCCATTGCGGCTCTCGATACGCTGCGCGAGCGCTATCGCAAAGCGGGCAAACATCTGCGGGTGTTGCACCTGTCCGAGCGCAGTAAAAAGTTGCTCAAGCGTGCTCGCGTACATCACGAGTAA
- the ggt gene encoding gamma-glutamyltransferase, giving the protein MRIVWFKTLALTAAIVASSSAYAVTLDGGAVAAPDQYGAEVAAQILKKGGNAVDAAVATAFTLAVTYPEAGNIGGGGFMTMYIDGKPYFLDYRETAPKAASRDMYLDDKGEIIENLSLVGSRAAGVPGTVMGLWEAHQRFGKLPWAELLTPAVGYAKNGFTVADQQFQYREDALALFKGTTNFGDYFGSMKPGQTFKQPELAETLERIADQGAKEFYHGKTADLLVAQMQADKGLITKQDLNDYKVNWREPMRVDFRGNTLYTAPLPSSGGIALAQLIGIKEDRAADFKGVELNSAPYIHLLAEIEKRVFADRADYLGDPAFGKMPVAELTDPAYIAKRAKEVNPKAISATANVKPGLEPHQTTHFSIVDKQGNAVSNTYTLNWDYGSGVVVKGAGFLLNDEMDDFSSKPGVANAFGVVGGNANAIEPGKRMLSSMSPSLVTRDGQVTLVLGTPGGSRIFTSIFQVLNNIYDYNLPLEKAVAAQRVHHQLLPKDTIYFDAYAPLTGKVADELKAMGYTLEDQGWNMGDIQAIRVQGTALETASDPRGRGVGMVVK; this is encoded by the coding sequence ATGCGCATTGTGTGGTTCAAAACCCTGGCCCTGACGGCGGCTATCGTTGCCAGTTCTTCGGCGTATGCCGTCACCCTGGACGGCGGCGCGGTCGCCGCACCCGATCAATACGGCGCCGAAGTGGCTGCGCAAATTCTGAAAAAAGGCGGCAACGCGGTCGACGCCGCAGTCGCCACCGCCTTTACCCTGGCCGTGACCTATCCCGAAGCCGGCAATATCGGCGGTGGCGGGTTTATGACGATGTATATCGACGGCAAACCCTACTTCCTCGACTATCGCGAAACGGCACCCAAAGCCGCTAGCCGCGATATGTATCTGGACGACAAGGGTGAAATCATCGAGAACCTGAGCCTAGTCGGCTCCCGCGCTGCAGGCGTGCCGGGCACGGTGATGGGCCTGTGGGAAGCGCACCAGCGCTTTGGCAAGTTGCCGTGGGCCGAGCTGCTGACCCCGGCCGTGGGCTACGCGAAAAACGGCTTCACGGTGGCCGACCAGCAATTCCAGTACCGCGAAGATGCGCTGGCGCTGTTCAAGGGCACTACCAATTTCGGTGACTACTTTGGCAGCATGAAACCCGGACAAACCTTCAAGCAGCCAGAGCTGGCCGAGACCCTGGAGCGCATTGCCGACCAAGGGGCCAAGGAGTTTTACCACGGCAAGACCGCCGATCTGCTGGTCGCGCAAATGCAGGCAGACAAAGGCCTGATCACCAAGCAAGATCTTAACGACTACAAGGTCAACTGGCGTGAGCCAATGCGCGTCGATTTCCGTGGCAACACGTTGTACACCGCGCCACTGCCAAGCTCGGGCGGTATCGCTCTGGCACAGTTGATCGGCATTAAAGAAGACCGCGCCGCGGACTTCAAAGGCGTCGAACTGAACTCTGCGCCGTACATCCACCTGTTGGCCGAAATCGAAAAACGCGTTTTCGCCGATCGCGCCGACTACCTGGGCGACCCGGCTTTCGGCAAGATGCCCGTTGCTGAACTGACCGACCCGGCCTATATCGCCAAGCGTGCAAAAGAGGTCAATCCGAAAGCGATTTCCGCGACTGCCAATGTCAAACCGGGCCTGGAACCACATCAGACCACGCACTTCTCCATTGTCGACAAACAGGGTAACGCGGTCAGCAATACCTATACCCTGAACTGGGATTACGGCAGCGGTGTTGTGGTTAAGGGCGCGGGCTTTTTGCTGAACGATGAAATGGATGACTTCAGCTCCAAGCCTGGCGTAGCCAACGCCTTTGGTGTGGTAGGCGGCAATGCCAACGCCATTGAACCAGGCAAACGCATGTTGTCGTCCATGAGCCCAAGCCTGGTGACCCGTGACGGTCAGGTCACGCTGGTACTGGGCACGCCGGGTGGTTCGCGGATTTTCACCTCGATTTTCCAGGTGCTGAACAACATCTATGACTACAACCTGCCACTGGAAAAAGCCGTAGCCGCGCAGCGTGTGCATCACCAGTTGTTGCCTAAAGACACAATCTATTTCGACGCTTATGCGCCGTTGACCGGCAAGGTGGCGGATGAGCTCAAAGCGATGGGTTACACCCTGGAGGATCAGGGCTGGAACATGGGGGATATCCAGGCTATCCGGGTTCAGGGCACCGCGCTTGAAACCGCCTCCGACCCGCGTGGCCGTGGTGTGGGCATGGTGGTGAAGTAG